A DNA window from Brassica napus cultivar Da-Ae chromosome A4, Da-Ae, whole genome shotgun sequence contains the following coding sequences:
- the LOC106447004 gene encoding integrin-linked protein kinase 1 isoform X3, whose product MANIARQFSSASLRRTLSRQFTRQSSHDPRRNNMRFSFGRQSSLDPIRRSSTPEEGSNRPPHQLAVPDNLDATMQLLFVACGGDVEGVRDLLDEGIDVNSIDLDGRTALHIAACEGHVEVVKLLLTRKANIDARDRWGSTAAADAKYYGNMDVYNILKARGAKVPKTKRTPMVVANPREVPEYELNPQELQVRKADGISKGIYQVAKWNGTKVSVKILDKDLYKDSETIEAFKHELTLLEKVRHPNVVQFVGAVTQNVPMMIVSEYHPKGDLGSYLQKKGRLSPSKVLRFARDIARGMNYLHECKPELVIHCDLKPKNIMLDNGKHLKVAGFGSISFSKLSSDKSRLLNHGAHIDLSNYCVAPEIYKDEIFDRSVDSYSFGVVLYEMIEGQPFHPKPPEEAVKLMCLEGRRPSFKSKSKNCPQEMRELIEECWDAEAVVRPTFSEIIVRLDRIFLHCSKQGWWKDTFKFPWK is encoded by the exons ATGGCGAACATCGCCCGACAATTCTCATCCGCCTCCCTTCGCCGCACGCTCAGCCGCCAGTTCACGCGCCAGTCGTCCCACGATCCTCGCCGCAACAACATGCGGTTCAGCTTCGGGAGACAATCCTCCCTCGATCCGATTCGCCGGAGCAGTACTCCTGAAGAAGGCTCCAACCGTCCTCCTCATCAGCTCGCCGTCCCCGATAACCTCGACGCCACTATGCAGCTCCTCTTCGTCGCATGCGGAGGAGACGTCGAAGGTGTTCGGGATCTGCTCGACGAAGGTATTGATGTTAATAGCATCGATCTTGATGGTCGTACGGCTCTTCACATCGCTGCGTGTGAAGGTCACGTTGAGGTTGTGAAGCTTTTGCTGACGAGGAAGGCTAACATTGATGCGCGTGATCGTTGGGGAAGCACG GCAGCTGCTGATGCTAAGTACTATGGGAACATGGACGTTTACAACATTTTGAAAGCCCGTGGCGCCAAAGTTCCG AAAACTAAAAGGACACCGATGGTTGTGGCGAATCCTCGTGAAGTTCCTGAATACGAGTTGAATCCACAAGAACTTCAGGTTCGGAAAGCTGATGGTATCTCAAAG GGAATATATCAAGTGGCTAAGTGGAATGGGACTAAGGTATCTGTAAAGATACTAGATAAGGATCTCTACAAGGATAGTGAAACCAT AGAGGCCTTCAAACACGAACTTACTTTATTAGAAAAGGTTCGTCATCCTAATGTTGTGCAATTTGTTGGAGCTGTTACTCAAAACGTCCCCATGATGATTGTGTCTGAGTATCATCCTAAA GGTGACCTTGGGAGCTATCTTCAAAAGAAAGGACGACTTTCTCCATCCAAAGTTCTAAGATTTGCCCGCGATATAGCCAG GGGAATGAATTATCTTCACGAGTGTAAGCCAGAACTAGTAATCCACTGTGATCTAAAACCCAA AAATATTATGCTCGATAATGGAAAACATTTGAAGGTGGCGGGATTTGGATCTATAAGTTTTTCAAAGCTATCATCTGATAAATCAAGACTCCTCAATCACGGGGCACATATAGATCTTTCAA ACTACTGTGTGGCGCCTGAGATTTACAAAGATGAAATATTTGACAGAAGTGTGGATTCATATTCTTTTGGTGTCGTATTATATGAG ATGATTGAAGGACAACCTTTCCATCCTAAACCCCCAGAGGAGGCAGTGAAGCTAATGTGTTTGGAAGGAAGAAGACCTTCGTTTAAATCCAAGTCTAAAAATTGTCCCCAAGAAATGAGAGA ATTGATTGAAGAGTGCTGGGATGCGGAAGCTGTTGTTAGACCGACATTTTCTGAGATCATAGTTCGATTGGATAGGATCTTTTTACACTGCTCAAAACAAGGGTGGTGGAAAGATACATTCAAGTTTCCTTG GAAATAG
- the LOC106447004 gene encoding integrin-linked protein kinase 1 isoform X5, with protein sequence MANIARQFSSASLRRTLSRQFTRQSSHDPRRNNMRFSFGRQSSLDPIRRSSTPEEGSNRPPHQLAVPDNLDATMQLLFVACGGDVEGVRDLLDEGIDVNSIDLDGRTALHIAACEGHVEVVKLLLTRKANIDARDRWGSTAAADAKYYGNMDVYNILKARGAKVPKTKRTPMVVANPREVPEYELNPQELQVRKADGISKSCQGIYQVAKWNGTKVSVKILDKDLYKDSETIEAFKHELTLLEKGDLGSYLQKKGRLSPSKVLRFARDIARGMNYLHECKPELVIHCDLKPKNIMLDNGKHLKVAGFGSISFSKLSSDKSRLLNHGAHIDLSNYCVAPEIYKDEIFDRSVDSYSFGVVLYEMIEGQPFHPKPPEEAVKLMCLEGRRPSFKSKSKNCPQEMRELIEECWDAEAVVRPTFSEIIVRLDRIFLHCSKQGWWKDTFKFPWK encoded by the exons ATGGCGAACATCGCCCGACAATTCTCATCCGCCTCCCTTCGCCGCACGCTCAGCCGCCAGTTCACGCGCCAGTCGTCCCACGATCCTCGCCGCAACAACATGCGGTTCAGCTTCGGGAGACAATCCTCCCTCGATCCGATTCGCCGGAGCAGTACTCCTGAAGAAGGCTCCAACCGTCCTCCTCATCAGCTCGCCGTCCCCGATAACCTCGACGCCACTATGCAGCTCCTCTTCGTCGCATGCGGAGGAGACGTCGAAGGTGTTCGGGATCTGCTCGACGAAGGTATTGATGTTAATAGCATCGATCTTGATGGTCGTACGGCTCTTCACATCGCTGCGTGTGAAGGTCACGTTGAGGTTGTGAAGCTTTTGCTGACGAGGAAGGCTAACATTGATGCGCGTGATCGTTGGGGAAGCACG GCAGCTGCTGATGCTAAGTACTATGGGAACATGGACGTTTACAACATTTTGAAAGCCCGTGGCGCCAAAGTTCCG AAAACTAAAAGGACACCGATGGTTGTGGCGAATCCTCGTGAAGTTCCTGAATACGAGTTGAATCCACAAGAACTTCAGGTTCGGAAAGCTGATGGTATCTCAAAG TCTTGCCAGGGAATATATCAAGTGGCTAAGTGGAATGGGACTAAGGTATCTGTAAAGATACTAGATAAGGATCTCTACAAGGATAGTGAAACCAT AGAGGCCTTCAAACACGAACTTACTTTATTAGAAAAG GGTGACCTTGGGAGCTATCTTCAAAAGAAAGGACGACTTTCTCCATCCAAAGTTCTAAGATTTGCCCGCGATATAGCCAG GGGAATGAATTATCTTCACGAGTGTAAGCCAGAACTAGTAATCCACTGTGATCTAAAACCCAA AAATATTATGCTCGATAATGGAAAACATTTGAAGGTGGCGGGATTTGGATCTATAAGTTTTTCAAAGCTATCATCTGATAAATCAAGACTCCTCAATCACGGGGCACATATAGATCTTTCAA ACTACTGTGTGGCGCCTGAGATTTACAAAGATGAAATATTTGACAGAAGTGTGGATTCATATTCTTTTGGTGTCGTATTATATGAG ATGATTGAAGGACAACCTTTCCATCCTAAACCCCCAGAGGAGGCAGTGAAGCTAATGTGTTTGGAAGGAAGAAGACCTTCGTTTAAATCCAAGTCTAAAAATTGTCCCCAAGAAATGAGAGA ATTGATTGAAGAGTGCTGGGATGCGGAAGCTGTTGTTAGACCGACATTTTCTGAGATCATAGTTCGATTGGATAGGATCTTTTTACACTGCTCAAAACAAGGGTGGTGGAAAGATACATTCAAGTTTCCTTG GAAATAG
- the LOC106447004 gene encoding integrin-linked protein kinase 1 isoform X4, producing MANIARQFSSASLRRTLSRQFTRQSSHDPRRNNMRFSFGRQSSLDPIRRSSTPEEGSNRPPHQLAVPDNLDATMQLLFVACGGDVEGVRDLLDEGIDVNSIDLDGRTALHIAACEGHVEVVKLLLTRKANIDARDRWGSTAAADAKYYGNMDVYNILKARGAKVPKTKRTPMVVANPREVPEYELNPQELQVRKADGISKGIYQVAKWNGTKVSVKILDKDLYKDSETIEAFKHELTLLEKVRHPNVVQFVGAVTQNVPMMIVSEYHPKGDLGSYLQKKGRLSPSKVLRFARDIARGMNYLHECKPELVIHCDLKPKNIMLDNGKHLKVAGFGSISFSKLSSDKSRLLNHGAHIDLSNYCVAPEIYKDEIFDRSVDSYSFGVVLYEMIEGQPFHPKPPEEAVKLMCLEGRRPSFKSKSKNCPQEMRELIEECWDAEAVVRPTFSEIIVRLDRIFLHCSKQGWWKDTFKFPW from the exons ATGGCGAACATCGCCCGACAATTCTCATCCGCCTCCCTTCGCCGCACGCTCAGCCGCCAGTTCACGCGCCAGTCGTCCCACGATCCTCGCCGCAACAACATGCGGTTCAGCTTCGGGAGACAATCCTCCCTCGATCCGATTCGCCGGAGCAGTACTCCTGAAGAAGGCTCCAACCGTCCTCCTCATCAGCTCGCCGTCCCCGATAACCTCGACGCCACTATGCAGCTCCTCTTCGTCGCATGCGGAGGAGACGTCGAAGGTGTTCGGGATCTGCTCGACGAAGGTATTGATGTTAATAGCATCGATCTTGATGGTCGTACGGCTCTTCACATCGCTGCGTGTGAAGGTCACGTTGAGGTTGTGAAGCTTTTGCTGACGAGGAAGGCTAACATTGATGCGCGTGATCGTTGGGGAAGCACG GCAGCTGCTGATGCTAAGTACTATGGGAACATGGACGTTTACAACATTTTGAAAGCCCGTGGCGCCAAAGTTCCG AAAACTAAAAGGACACCGATGGTTGTGGCGAATCCTCGTGAAGTTCCTGAATACGAGTTGAATCCACAAGAACTTCAGGTTCGGAAAGCTGATGGTATCTCAAAG GGAATATATCAAGTGGCTAAGTGGAATGGGACTAAGGTATCTGTAAAGATACTAGATAAGGATCTCTACAAGGATAGTGAAACCAT AGAGGCCTTCAAACACGAACTTACTTTATTAGAAAAGGTTCGTCATCCTAATGTTGTGCAATTTGTTGGAGCTGTTACTCAAAACGTCCCCATGATGATTGTGTCTGAGTATCATCCTAAA GGTGACCTTGGGAGCTATCTTCAAAAGAAAGGACGACTTTCTCCATCCAAAGTTCTAAGATTTGCCCGCGATATAGCCAG GGGAATGAATTATCTTCACGAGTGTAAGCCAGAACTAGTAATCCACTGTGATCTAAAACCCAA AAATATTATGCTCGATAATGGAAAACATTTGAAGGTGGCGGGATTTGGATCTATAAGTTTTTCAAAGCTATCATCTGATAAATCAAGACTCCTCAATCACGGGGCACATATAGATCTTTCAA ACTACTGTGTGGCGCCTGAGATTTACAAAGATGAAATATTTGACAGAAGTGTGGATTCATATTCTTTTGGTGTCGTATTATATGAG ATGATTGAAGGACAACCTTTCCATCCTAAACCCCCAGAGGAGGCAGTGAAGCTAATGTGTTTGGAAGGAAGAAGACCTTCGTTTAAATCCAAGTCTAAAAATTGTCCCCAAGAAATGAGAGA ATTGATTGAAGAGTGCTGGGATGCGGAAGCTGTTGTTAGACCGACATTTTCTGAGATCATAGTTCGATTGGATAGGATCTTTTTACACTGCTCAAAACAAGGGTGGTGGAAAGATACATTCAAGTTTCCTTGGTAA
- the LOC106447006 gene encoding UDP-glycosyltransferase 74C1, translating into MSEASGHVLVFPYPFQGHINPMIQLSKRLSKKGLTVTLVIASNNHREPYTSDVYSITVHTIHDGFLSHEHPQTKFNEPQRFISSTTRSLTDFISRDKLTSNPPKALIYDPFMPFALDVAKELGLYVVAYSTQPWLASLVYYHINEGTYDVPDDRHENPTLASFPAFPLLSQNDLPSFAREKGSYPLLFELVVSQFSNLRRADLILCNTFDQLEPKVVKWMSDQWPVKNIGPMVPSKFLDNRLLEDKDYDLGDFKTEPDESVLRWLASKPAKSVVYVAFGTLAALSDKQMKETAAAIKQTGYSFLWSVRDSERSKLPSGFVEEALEKDYGLVAKWVPQLEVLSHDSTGCFVTHCGWNSTLEALCLGVPLVGMPQWTDQPTNAKFIEDVWKIGVRVKADEEGFVSKEEIARCVVEVMDGEKGKEMRKNVEKLKVLAREAISEGGTSDKNIDEFVALWT; encoded by the exons ATGAGTGAAGCAAGCGGTCATGTGCTGGTGTTTCCTTATCCATTTCAAGGGCACATCAACCCAATGATCCAACTCTCTAAACGGTTATCCAAAAAGGGACTCACCGTAACACTCGTAATCGCCTCCAATAACCACCGTGAACCTTACACTTCCGACGTCTATTCCATCACCGTCCACACAATCCACGACGGTTTCCTGTCACACGAACACCCTCAAACCAAGTTCAACGAACCTCAACGTTTCATTAGCTCTACTACTCGCAGCCTCACGGATTTCATCTCTAG GGATAAGTTAACGAGCAACCCTCCAAAAGCTCTGATCTATGATCCCTTCATGCCCTTTGCACTGGACGTAGCCAAGGAGTTGGGTCTATACGTAGTAGCCTATTCCACTCAACCATGGCTGGCTAGTCTTGTTTACTACCACATCAACGAAGGCACCTACGACGTCCCCGATGATAGACACGAGAACCCAACGCTTGCATCGTTTCCGGCCTTCCCATTGTTAAGCCAAAATGATCTTCCTTCTTTCGCACGCGAGAAGGGGTCTTACCCTCTACTATTCGAACTTGTGGTTAGCCAGTTCTCTAACCTGCGGCGAGCTGATTTGATTCTTTGCAACACTTTTGATCAGCTAGAACCTAAG GTGGTAAAATGGATGAGTGATCAGTGGCCGGTGAAGAACATTGGACCGATGGTTCCCTCCAAGTTCTTGGATAACCGGTTGCTAGAAGACAAAGATTACGACCTTGGAGATTTCAAGACTGAGCCGGATGAGTCTGTCTTAAGGTGGCTAGCGAGTAAACCAGCGAAGTCGGTGGTTTACGTGGCGTTTGGGACACTGGCGGCTTTGAGTGATAAGCAGATGAAGGAAACCGCAGCGGCCATTAAACAAACCGGATACAGCTTCTTGTGGTCTGTCCGAGATTCGGAGAGAAGCAAGTTGCCGTCTGGTTTTGTTGAAGAAGCTTTGGAGAAAGATTATGGATTGGTGGCTAAGTGGGTTCCTCAGCTAGAGGTTTTATCACATGACTCAACTGGATGTTTCGTGACGCACTGTGGATGGAACTCGACTTTGGAGGCGTTATGCTTAGGGGTTCCATTGGTGGGGATGCCTCAGTGGACAGATCAGCCAACGAACGCAAAGTTTATAGAAGATGTGTGGAAGATTGGGGTTAGAGTGAAGGCTGATGAAGAAGGGTTTGTGAGTAAGGAAGAGATTGCGAGATGCGTTGTTGAGGTTATGGATGGAGAGAAAGGGAAAGAGATGAGGAAGAATGTTGAGAAGTTAAAGGTGTTGGCTCGTGAGGCTATCTCTGAAGGAGGTACTTCCGACAAGAACATTGATGAGTTTGTTGCTCTTTGGACTTGA
- the LOC106447004 gene encoding integrin-linked protein kinase 1 isoform X2 — protein MANIARQFSSASLRRTLSRQFTRQSSHDPRRNNMRFSFGRQSSLDPIRRSSTPEEGSNRPPHQLAVPDNLDATMQLLFVACGGDVEGVRDLLDEGIDVNSIDLDGRTALHIAACEGHVEVVKLLLTRKANIDARDRWGSTAAADAKYYGNMDVYNILKARGAKVPKTKRTPMVVANPREVPEYELNPQELQVRKADGISKSCQGIYQVAKWNGTKVSVKILDKDLYKDSETIEAFKHELTLLEKVRHPNVVQFVGAVTQNVPMMIVSEYHPKGDLGSYLQKKGRLSPSKVLRFARDIARGMNYLHECKPELVIHCDLKPKNIMLDNGKHLKVAGFGSISFSKLSSDKSRLLNHGAHIDLSNYCVAPEIYKDEIFDRSVDSYSFGVVLYEMIEGQPFHPKPPEEAVKLMCLEGRRPSFKSKSKNCPQEMRELIEECWDAEAVVRPTFSEIIVRLDRIFLHCSKQGWWKDTFKFPW, from the exons ATGGCGAACATCGCCCGACAATTCTCATCCGCCTCCCTTCGCCGCACGCTCAGCCGCCAGTTCACGCGCCAGTCGTCCCACGATCCTCGCCGCAACAACATGCGGTTCAGCTTCGGGAGACAATCCTCCCTCGATCCGATTCGCCGGAGCAGTACTCCTGAAGAAGGCTCCAACCGTCCTCCTCATCAGCTCGCCGTCCCCGATAACCTCGACGCCACTATGCAGCTCCTCTTCGTCGCATGCGGAGGAGACGTCGAAGGTGTTCGGGATCTGCTCGACGAAGGTATTGATGTTAATAGCATCGATCTTGATGGTCGTACGGCTCTTCACATCGCTGCGTGTGAAGGTCACGTTGAGGTTGTGAAGCTTTTGCTGACGAGGAAGGCTAACATTGATGCGCGTGATCGTTGGGGAAGCACG GCAGCTGCTGATGCTAAGTACTATGGGAACATGGACGTTTACAACATTTTGAAAGCCCGTGGCGCCAAAGTTCCG AAAACTAAAAGGACACCGATGGTTGTGGCGAATCCTCGTGAAGTTCCTGAATACGAGTTGAATCCACAAGAACTTCAGGTTCGGAAAGCTGATGGTATCTCAAAG TCTTGCCAGGGAATATATCAAGTGGCTAAGTGGAATGGGACTAAGGTATCTGTAAAGATACTAGATAAGGATCTCTACAAGGATAGTGAAACCAT AGAGGCCTTCAAACACGAACTTACTTTATTAGAAAAGGTTCGTCATCCTAATGTTGTGCAATTTGTTGGAGCTGTTACTCAAAACGTCCCCATGATGATTGTGTCTGAGTATCATCCTAAA GGTGACCTTGGGAGCTATCTTCAAAAGAAAGGACGACTTTCTCCATCCAAAGTTCTAAGATTTGCCCGCGATATAGCCAG GGGAATGAATTATCTTCACGAGTGTAAGCCAGAACTAGTAATCCACTGTGATCTAAAACCCAA AAATATTATGCTCGATAATGGAAAACATTTGAAGGTGGCGGGATTTGGATCTATAAGTTTTTCAAAGCTATCATCTGATAAATCAAGACTCCTCAATCACGGGGCACATATAGATCTTTCAA ACTACTGTGTGGCGCCTGAGATTTACAAAGATGAAATATTTGACAGAAGTGTGGATTCATATTCTTTTGGTGTCGTATTATATGAG ATGATTGAAGGACAACCTTTCCATCCTAAACCCCCAGAGGAGGCAGTGAAGCTAATGTGTTTGGAAGGAAGAAGACCTTCGTTTAAATCCAAGTCTAAAAATTGTCCCCAAGAAATGAGAGA ATTGATTGAAGAGTGCTGGGATGCGGAAGCTGTTGTTAGACCGACATTTTCTGAGATCATAGTTCGATTGGATAGGATCTTTTTACACTGCTCAAAACAAGGGTGGTGGAAAGATACATTCAAGTTTCCTTGGTAA
- the LOC106447004 gene encoding integrin-linked protein kinase 1 isoform X6 yields MANIARQFSSASLRRTLSRQFTRQSSHDPRRNNMRFSFGRQSSLDPIRRSSTPEEGSNRPPHQLAVPDNLDATMQLLFVACGGDVEGVRDLLDEGIDVNSIDLDGRTALHIAACEGHVEVVKLLLTRKANIDARDRWGSTAAADAKYYGNMDVYNILKARGAKVPKTKRTPMVVANPREVPEYELNPQELQVRKADGISKGIYQVAKWNGTKVSVKILDKDLYKDSETIEAFKHELTLLEKGDLGSYLQKKGRLSPSKVLRFARDIARGMNYLHECKPELVIHCDLKPKNIMLDNGKHLKVAGFGSISFSKLSSDKSRLLNHGAHIDLSNYCVAPEIYKDEIFDRSVDSYSFGVVLYEMIEGQPFHPKPPEEAVKLMCLEGRRPSFKSKSKNCPQEMRELIEECWDAEAVVRPTFSEIIVRLDRIFLHCSKQGWWKDTFKFPWK; encoded by the exons ATGGCGAACATCGCCCGACAATTCTCATCCGCCTCCCTTCGCCGCACGCTCAGCCGCCAGTTCACGCGCCAGTCGTCCCACGATCCTCGCCGCAACAACATGCGGTTCAGCTTCGGGAGACAATCCTCCCTCGATCCGATTCGCCGGAGCAGTACTCCTGAAGAAGGCTCCAACCGTCCTCCTCATCAGCTCGCCGTCCCCGATAACCTCGACGCCACTATGCAGCTCCTCTTCGTCGCATGCGGAGGAGACGTCGAAGGTGTTCGGGATCTGCTCGACGAAGGTATTGATGTTAATAGCATCGATCTTGATGGTCGTACGGCTCTTCACATCGCTGCGTGTGAAGGTCACGTTGAGGTTGTGAAGCTTTTGCTGACGAGGAAGGCTAACATTGATGCGCGTGATCGTTGGGGAAGCACG GCAGCTGCTGATGCTAAGTACTATGGGAACATGGACGTTTACAACATTTTGAAAGCCCGTGGCGCCAAAGTTCCG AAAACTAAAAGGACACCGATGGTTGTGGCGAATCCTCGTGAAGTTCCTGAATACGAGTTGAATCCACAAGAACTTCAGGTTCGGAAAGCTGATGGTATCTCAAAG GGAATATATCAAGTGGCTAAGTGGAATGGGACTAAGGTATCTGTAAAGATACTAGATAAGGATCTCTACAAGGATAGTGAAACCAT AGAGGCCTTCAAACACGAACTTACTTTATTAGAAAAG GGTGACCTTGGGAGCTATCTTCAAAAGAAAGGACGACTTTCTCCATCCAAAGTTCTAAGATTTGCCCGCGATATAGCCAG GGGAATGAATTATCTTCACGAGTGTAAGCCAGAACTAGTAATCCACTGTGATCTAAAACCCAA AAATATTATGCTCGATAATGGAAAACATTTGAAGGTGGCGGGATTTGGATCTATAAGTTTTTCAAAGCTATCATCTGATAAATCAAGACTCCTCAATCACGGGGCACATATAGATCTTTCAA ACTACTGTGTGGCGCCTGAGATTTACAAAGATGAAATATTTGACAGAAGTGTGGATTCATATTCTTTTGGTGTCGTATTATATGAG ATGATTGAAGGACAACCTTTCCATCCTAAACCCCCAGAGGAGGCAGTGAAGCTAATGTGTTTGGAAGGAAGAAGACCTTCGTTTAAATCCAAGTCTAAAAATTGTCCCCAAGAAATGAGAGA ATTGATTGAAGAGTGCTGGGATGCGGAAGCTGTTGTTAGACCGACATTTTCTGAGATCATAGTTCGATTGGATAGGATCTTTTTACACTGCTCAAAACAAGGGTGGTGGAAAGATACATTCAAGTTTCCTTG GAAATAG
- the LOC106447004 gene encoding integrin-linked protein kinase 1 isoform X1: protein MANIARQFSSASLRRTLSRQFTRQSSHDPRRNNMRFSFGRQSSLDPIRRSSTPEEGSNRPPHQLAVPDNLDATMQLLFVACGGDVEGVRDLLDEGIDVNSIDLDGRTALHIAACEGHVEVVKLLLTRKANIDARDRWGSTAAADAKYYGNMDVYNILKARGAKVPKTKRTPMVVANPREVPEYELNPQELQVRKADGISKSCQGIYQVAKWNGTKVSVKILDKDLYKDSETIEAFKHELTLLEKVRHPNVVQFVGAVTQNVPMMIVSEYHPKGDLGSYLQKKGRLSPSKVLRFARDIARGMNYLHECKPELVIHCDLKPKNIMLDNGKHLKVAGFGSISFSKLSSDKSRLLNHGAHIDLSNYCVAPEIYKDEIFDRSVDSYSFGVVLYEMIEGQPFHPKPPEEAVKLMCLEGRRPSFKSKSKNCPQEMRELIEECWDAEAVVRPTFSEIIVRLDRIFLHCSKQGWWKDTFKFPWK from the exons ATGGCGAACATCGCCCGACAATTCTCATCCGCCTCCCTTCGCCGCACGCTCAGCCGCCAGTTCACGCGCCAGTCGTCCCACGATCCTCGCCGCAACAACATGCGGTTCAGCTTCGGGAGACAATCCTCCCTCGATCCGATTCGCCGGAGCAGTACTCCTGAAGAAGGCTCCAACCGTCCTCCTCATCAGCTCGCCGTCCCCGATAACCTCGACGCCACTATGCAGCTCCTCTTCGTCGCATGCGGAGGAGACGTCGAAGGTGTTCGGGATCTGCTCGACGAAGGTATTGATGTTAATAGCATCGATCTTGATGGTCGTACGGCTCTTCACATCGCTGCGTGTGAAGGTCACGTTGAGGTTGTGAAGCTTTTGCTGACGAGGAAGGCTAACATTGATGCGCGTGATCGTTGGGGAAGCACG GCAGCTGCTGATGCTAAGTACTATGGGAACATGGACGTTTACAACATTTTGAAAGCCCGTGGCGCCAAAGTTCCG AAAACTAAAAGGACACCGATGGTTGTGGCGAATCCTCGTGAAGTTCCTGAATACGAGTTGAATCCACAAGAACTTCAGGTTCGGAAAGCTGATGGTATCTCAAAG TCTTGCCAGGGAATATATCAAGTGGCTAAGTGGAATGGGACTAAGGTATCTGTAAAGATACTAGATAAGGATCTCTACAAGGATAGTGAAACCAT AGAGGCCTTCAAACACGAACTTACTTTATTAGAAAAGGTTCGTCATCCTAATGTTGTGCAATTTGTTGGAGCTGTTACTCAAAACGTCCCCATGATGATTGTGTCTGAGTATCATCCTAAA GGTGACCTTGGGAGCTATCTTCAAAAGAAAGGACGACTTTCTCCATCCAAAGTTCTAAGATTTGCCCGCGATATAGCCAG GGGAATGAATTATCTTCACGAGTGTAAGCCAGAACTAGTAATCCACTGTGATCTAAAACCCAA AAATATTATGCTCGATAATGGAAAACATTTGAAGGTGGCGGGATTTGGATCTATAAGTTTTTCAAAGCTATCATCTGATAAATCAAGACTCCTCAATCACGGGGCACATATAGATCTTTCAA ACTACTGTGTGGCGCCTGAGATTTACAAAGATGAAATATTTGACAGAAGTGTGGATTCATATTCTTTTGGTGTCGTATTATATGAG ATGATTGAAGGACAACCTTTCCATCCTAAACCCCCAGAGGAGGCAGTGAAGCTAATGTGTTTGGAAGGAAGAAGACCTTCGTTTAAATCCAAGTCTAAAAATTGTCCCCAAGAAATGAGAGA ATTGATTGAAGAGTGCTGGGATGCGGAAGCTGTTGTTAGACCGACATTTTCTGAGATCATAGTTCGATTGGATAGGATCTTTTTACACTGCTCAAAACAAGGGTGGTGGAAAGATACATTCAAGTTTCCTTG GAAATAG